aacccctctcctctccctgctggaagTTCTCCCAGAGCCAGCTTTGGTCCAGCTCAATCCATCCCACCAACTGAAGACCCCTGGAGAAGATCTCCTATCTGGGGACTTCAGGACGACCTTCAAAGaaccacccaaaaaaaaccacccaaaaccctTTAGAAAAAGCCAGAAATCGCTGGTGCCTTCCAAAACTCCTCCTTGCTCCCCACCCCACATCCCTTGCTTCCCAAACATCCCAGAGGGATCCCAGATCCAAGAGGCTGCCGTGGAGGGCCGGGAATGCAGCCGAGCCGAGCCAAGCGCGCGGAGAAGGCTCCGGACCCTCACCCCCTTTCGTGTCCCTCTCCTCGTTGGGAAACAAAAACTCCCCGGGGGCTGTTGGAtcagctggggagcagcacgTGCTCCAGCAAGTAGCTGATGGAGTCCCAGTGCTtccagaggaagaagaggaagaggacGAGCAGGGCGGTGCTGAGGATGCGCATGCGGGTCTTCATGAGCGGCGTGATGAAGTTGGCGATGGTGGAGACGAAGACGAGCAGCACGGCCATCAGGGCCAGGATGACGTTGATGAACTTGCCCAGCAGGGCCCGGGCGTTGGCGTTCTCCACCCCTTCCAGCTGcaccacctgctgctgctgctgctgcagctccagcttggTCACCCGCGTCAGGCACGACTCCACGGCCtcctgccaggggacagcaaTGGCAGCGGCTCCAGGGATGTCCCCCCCgaagcctcctgccaggggacagcaaTGGCAGCGGCTCCAGGGATGTCCCCCCTgaagcctcctgccaggggacagcaaTGGCAGCGGCTCCAGGGATGTCCCCCCCgaagcctcctgccaggggacagcaaTGGCAGCGGCTCCAGGGATGTCCCCCCCgaagcctcctgccaggggacagcaaTGGCAGCGGCTCCAGGGATGTCCCCCCTgaagcctcctgccaggggacagcaaTGGCAGCGGCTCCAGGGATGTCCCCCCTgaagcctcctgccaggggacagcaatggcagcagctccagggatgtcCCCCCTgaagcctcctgccaggggacagcaaTGGCAGCGGCTCCAGGGATGTCCCCCCCgaagcctcctgccagggcactgTAGCTAGGATATTGTAAATATAAAaggattttctgaaaaatccttttcttaggatttttttctcctgagaggcctcgggaacaaaatgtaaacaatggttatctgctgctgtgggatgcaacaggtggatctgggattggtctcatgtggttgtttctaattaatggccaatcacagcccagctgtctcagactctctgtccaacACACAAGCccttgttattcattctttcttcttctattcttagccagccttctgatgaaatcctttcttctattcttttagtatagttttaatataatatctatcataaaataataaatcagccttctgaaacatggagtcagatcctcgtctcttccctcatcctcggacccctgtgagcacggtcaCAGGGGACAGCGGTGGCAGCGGCTCCAGGGATGTCCCCTGAGGGATTTGGGTGCCTCCCcctggtttgctgctgctgctggggggttTTGTTCTGGCTGGGGGGTGGCTCAaagggggctgtgctggcccacACGTGGCTTGTCACAGCCCGTGGTCACACACGGGGGACCCGCGTgtgtgacaggacaaagggggatggagggcagggacagaggggatcTCGGGagggaattcctccctgtgagggtggggaggagctgggatggaattcccagaggagctgtggctgccccctccctgtggcagtggaaggtgtccctgccctgccacgGGTGATTTTTaatgttccttccaacccacaccagtctgggattccctggttttggggacatggtttagtcACCTGCCTcttgctgtgacagcagcacagggacaaccTCACCCGGAAGGTGCTGGGAGAAGGGATCCCATCGCCccaccctccctcccagcccaggctctgtccctcacccctggctggagggagcagagggggccTGAGCCCTCCCACAGCCCTACCTGGATGTCCCGAGCCCTCTCGTAGGACTGGTAGGCCACCTTCTCCTCCATGCTGGCCAGCTCCTGCTTCAGGTTGGTCATCTCGTTCTGGTGCAGCTCCGTCAGGTcgttcagctgctcctccaggcgCTCGTACCTGCACAGGGCAGTAGGGCTGGGAcgtgtccctgagccccccctggcactggggacaccaccCAGCCCCTCCCACCCTCCTCTGGTTGTGGGAAAACATCTCAAGGTCATCTGGCAgtgaggagagctgcagctccccgTGTGTCTTGGCTTGTGGTCCCCAAAGAGCCACCATGGGTGACACCTCCCCTGCCACCTGCCCAGCCCTACCTGTAGCGCTCCTCCTGCGAGCACTGGGTCATGCAGGTCTGCAGCTGGGCCTGGTCCTCCATGGAGTCCTCCAGCCCCTCCCGCCCTCCCCTGCTTGTGGGAAAACCTCTCAAGATCGTGTGGCAgtgaggagagctgcagctccccatgTATCTTGGCTAGAAGGGCAGCTTGTGGTCCCCAAGGAGCCACCCCTGGTGACACCTCCCCTACCTGTAGCGCTCCTCCTGCAAGCACTGGGTCATGTAGGTGtaatccctctgcagctgggcctTCAGGTCCTCCATGGAGTCCTCCAGGTGCGACTGGCTGTCCTTGATCTCCCGCAGCTCCTCCAGGATGGTGTCGAAGTTGTTGTGGTGGCTGTCCAGCGTGTTGGACTTGGGGCTCCCCAAGCCGCCGGGCCCTGCCCCTGAGTTGCTGCCCCCGGCCGAGCCCGAGGTGGCGCTGGAGCACTCGTCATCGCTGCCGTACTTGGGGCTGGACACCAGCGTGGCGCTGCCGCTCAGCGCGCGCGAGGCCTCCTCGGGGTGCCCGTCGTCCAGCGTGTCCTTCAGGTGCGCGATGTTGTCGGCGCTGCCGAACTTGTTGCGGATCAGGCTGGCGAACTCGCGCGGCTTGGACACCACGGCCGTGTGCGTGGCCTGCGAGAGCCCCGAGAGCCCGCCCTTGACCCCCTCCACCACGCCGCCGCTGAAGCCGCTGATGCTGGAGCGGACGTTGGCGCCCACGTCCTTCAGCCCTTGGTGCATGTCCCGGAAAACATCCTTGGGCTGGCGGCTGGGGCCGTTCTGCTCGATCTCCTTCAGCTTCTTGTGGTAGTGCTCCAGCTTCTTGTGCAGCTGCGCGATGGTCTGCGCCGACTTCTGGTTCTTCTTCTCGAACACCTGCTTGATGCGCGACGCCTGCTGCTTGTCGGCGTTGTTGGCCAGCTTCAGGTACTCGGCCACGTTGTCGTCCCGCGCCTCCTGCTCGATCTTGATCTGCTCCGTGATCTTGAGGATCTTCTGGTGCAGGTGCTCGATGGCGGCTTTGGTGCGCTGAGGGTCGGGGGTGCCATCGGGCACGTCCAGGCACACGGGGCCGTCGGCGTCGCCGTGCCCGGCGCCCGCCGGCAGGTTCAGGGTGGTCACGTCGCCCTTGTCCAgctggaggggaagaaaaaggaaaagatgctCAGGGGACGGAGGAAAAAGTCCAGAGATGGGCTTGGGATGCACGGAAGAGGCAGGAGAATAATTAACTGGAGAGGTTGTGGGAGTGATCCCAGAACACCCAAGTTGATCCCAGACAGGTTCAGGGTGGTCATGTCGCCCTTGTCCTCCTTGTCCccaggaggggaagaaaaaggaaaagggggatgctcaggggagggaggaaaaagtcCAGAaatgggaggggacaggagagaACCGGGCTGGGGAGGCACAGAAGAGGCAGGAGAATAATTAACCGGAGAGGCTGGGGGAGTTTGGGGTTGGTTGGAGATTTCCCTGCCAcggcagcactgctggaatgCCAGGGACACACCAGATGatcccagggacaccccagtgaAAAGAGCACAGCAGTTGCTCAACCCCCAACTCCAGctggggttcagggctggattTCCCCAGTGGAATTCAGCGAGGAGCAGCCACTGACTCTGCCTTTCCACCCTCACCTGGTGTACAGATGGGATttccccagccaggcagggaaaaggggtGAGGAAAACCAGGATCCATCCCCAAACCAGCCTAGAGCCCAGGGATTGAGCAGCCTGGAGGTATTTCAGTCCTGCTTTCACCCCAAAGTTTTCCACCCTAATCCCAGTTTTTGGGAGGCTGGggaacagctgcagctcccagagctgcaggtgcagggactcctctgcttttccaagcTCCCtcacctggcagtgccaagctCCTCTtgcaaacagcagctgccaccGCAGGAAATTCGGACAAATGCCAAAATTCCGTTTTACAGATGGCAAAACTGGAGCTTTGGGAGAGGAAATTGCTCTCCTGAAGCCACATTTGGAGAGCCTGGACTGCAACCCAGGCCCTGCCTCGTGTTCTCCAACCTGGATGTGCTGCTTGGCcagttgggggaaaaaaaataaatttaaaaaaaaaatccctaaatctTCCCAGTTGCTGGGTTTTATATGCAGATTCTTATGCAAAACCTCCCTGGTTGTGTAAATGGCTCCTGGCTTCTAATTAAGAGCTGCTTGAAAGTTAAATACTCTTGGCAGACCtgaataatttctcatttccatCCCACTTTCCCCGAATGACCCTTTAATAGGGATAAAGCTGCGGGATCACTGCTTGGGAGTGTGTTATTATCACCAGGAAATGCAGGGGGGAACAGGGAGCAATGTTCTCTCAAGATGCTGCTTGGGAACAATCCCATCTGGAGCAGGGGCTTGGTAAAGCCAGAACCCTCCTGTTATTCCATTTCcacctccctttttttccccgtttttttGGTGTCCTGCTGGGAGTCTGGGGGTGTTGGGATTTCATCTCAGCTTCACCCCAAAGCTTTTCCTGTCTCCCCACTGCAGCAgtgagggagcaggggctggaagaTGGGAGCAAAAGGCCAATCCCAGCTGGATTCACTCTGTCTGGAGTGgcaattttcttaaaaaaaaataaaaataaaaaatgaagtcaTAACAAACTTGCGGTTTTCAGACCCCACTCCCAGGCTATTTTTAGGCTGGGCCCTCCACGGAgggttttgctttggtttcttATCACCAGGCAGAAATTAGAAACAGCAGGAAACAGACTTTTTGCCCAGATGTGCAATCCTCTggacagaaaagggaaaaagtgacCGTGGCAAAGgaaaaggcagctctggagaggctCAGAGGGGAAACACCcgctggggaggggaggggaaacgtTGCTCAAATTTCTGTTTCCAGAGAGGGAGTTGCCCTCTGTAAAGCCAATCTTTTGGATTGGAAAGAAAGGAGGTttagattttgggattttgggaaggaattcctggctgtgagggggGTGagatggaattcccagagaatctgtggctgccccatccctgaaagtgtgcaaggctgggctggatggtgaaaggtgtccctgcccatggcaggggtagCACTGGACGGGTTTTatggtccctcccaacccaaaccattccggaATTCCATGATTTATCCACGGGATTCCatctgggatgggcagggaacagccctgggCTGAAATCCTGCTCGCTGCCATGCTGGGGAAGGCACATCAGGTTATGGCTTTGaaaacaacccccccaaaaaagacAATGTGGATCCCTGGAGCATTAACAGGCCCTGCCTGCTAAATCCCAGCAACTGTGCAGGGGATTTAAGGGGGGGATTAGGAACAGCCACACTTTCCCTACATGCAGCAAACCTGCTGGTAGGCACAGGATGAAAGGAAATTTATCCTGATGGAAACCCTGTTTTCCAGAGCTTGTTTTgcaccaggctgggagggcagagctgctgtgggatgcgGGAGGAATGCAGGACAAGGGCAGGGAAATGATTCTGATCaacagagctgagcccagcagagctgagatctGCAAAAGGCTCGGGCTGAGGAGCAaacagggctcagggctgtgcagggctgggttaatggggctgcaggctggggagagctgggcccaggggcagctgagctgctggggatgtcACCTCAGCGTGGGGATGTCACCTCAGCTCGGGAATGTCACCCCAGTTTGGGGCTGTGTCCTCTAGGTCAGGGCTGTCACCCCAGTTTGGGGATGTCACCTTAGCTCAGGGATGTCACCCCAACTCAGCGATGTCACCCCAGtttggggctgtgtcccctaGGTCAGGGCTGTCACCCCAGTTTGGGGATGTCACCTTAGCTCAGGGCTGTCACCCCAGCTCAGGGATGTCACCCCAGCTGAGGGCTGTGTCCCCTAGGTCAGGGCTGTCACCCCAGCTCGGGGATGTCCCCCAGTTTGGAGATGTCACCCCAACTCCGGGCTGTCCCCCCAGCTCAGGGTGGTGTCCCCCCACCACAGGGCTGTCCCTTCAGCTTGGGGGTGTCCCCTCAGCTTGGGGGTGTCACCCCAaactggggctgtgtccccactcAGGTCCATGTCTCCAATCAGTGCTGTCCCCCCAGCTCGAGGCCGTGTCCCCACCTCAGGGCCGTGGCTGTCCCAGCACATCCACTCCTGGCTTCGACCCCATTCCCAAAGAATTGCACAATTATTGCAGAGTTCAGAGCAGAGTTCTGGAGGCGCTGACATCCCCCCTGaattgttctgttttctgtgccctgcagcccacGGGACACGCCGGGGATGAGCCCTGCCTGTGTCCACCCCGAGCAAGGACCTTCCCTACAAAGTATCGCTGTGATTCCTGCCTGGAATCCATCCCAGGGACAAAACAGCCCTGGGAAGGACCATGTGCAccttccagcagggaaaaaacaagaaCAAGTGTTGCCAAATCCAGGGCAGATccggggagctgctgccctgagccgTCAGCTCCCCCGCACAAGTGTCACCCTGCCTGGGGCACTTGGTGGCCCTGGAATGCCACCAGGGAGAGGCCACGgccagcacagaaatgcaggcaTGTGGTGGATGTGGggagggggattttggggcagttATGTCGTTTCTCAGAGCATTTttccagcacagcatcccctgagCCGGTCACTGCCACTGGGGACACCACGAGCgtcctgcccctgtccccacacgggctcccagccctgtgcctccctgagctgagctgttATTCCCACCAGACCCAGCCCAGGTGTTGAAAAtagcagcaggagccctgagTCACAATTCCCACCCTCCCTCCAGCAGCGcccggggctggcagtgccctgtgcccccctgtgccacccctgcaTGGGCACAacgggctggcagcagctccctgcactcATTCCCCAGCCTGACAATAATTTTCCTTACATAATGCAGGGATTAACGTTCAgccttccagctgcagcagtttcCCACCCGGCACTGATGGCGCTGGGGGGGTTTCACTCTCTGCTCTCATTCCCCGAGGAACAGCAGCGCCAAAACCCCCCGTGGGTCTCTCTCCCCATTATTTtacccaaaccccaaaaaatctgcCGGGACCTACCTCCAtggcgggcagggctggggtgcccCAGGGCTAGTTGGcgtgtccccgcggtgtccccaaggctggcagcgctgcccgggcACTGCCGGCTGCCATGGCACGATTGCCGGCTGGGGAAGGCAGCGGTGGATGGCAGCGAGGTGttgggggagcagcagggagggaggaggaggaggagaaaccTCTCGTAGACCCCGTTGGGGCTGGCTCCGAGCCCCCGGAgcgctcccggtgccgctcccggaGCGCTCCCCGCGGTTCCCGGAGCGCTCCCGGTGCCGTTCCCGGTGCCGTTCCCGGAgcgctcccggtgccgctcccggaGCGCTCCCCGCGGTTCCCGGCGCGCAGGGACGGAGGCGCTCGCTCGGCCGGGATTGCCGACTCAGGAAATCTGCCCGAGCTGTttacagctctcagccagcccgAGCTTTCAGGGCTGTAATGCCAAACCCCCCCGCTCGTATCCCCGTGCCGGGATATTCACACGCCTCCAGCCCCATACGCTGCCTGTGCCCTGACGCAGGAGGTCGGGACGGGCTCTTGTCATCTGCTGTGTcacagagagggacagaaaGGCAGGGGGGAGGCGTCCAGAAAGGAAAAACGCGAGTGGAAGCAGTcgggaaaaaacaaaatcctgtCACTAAGCAAGGAGCCCGAGTTAAAAGCCGGGAATGAGCCACTCgtggcagcaccaggaggtgtcctggagcaggagctggatctgtccctgtcaccccaggagAGTGTGGGTGGCACTGACCCCGTTCTGCCACGGGGAGAACACAACGGCACCAAAATCCTCATATCCCCCTCCACGGCAGCTGCCATCCATCCCCAGAGGCACAGGGAAACGCAGATTCCCTGGAAATTCCACCCAAACCCAGCCGTGCCTACCGTGCCTACCGTGCCACGCTCAGccgtgccagggcagggccaggacGGAGCAGAGATCCCCGAGAGTGTCACACGGAGCCGCGGGGACCGGGCGGTGACACCGCAGAGCTGCCCCGGGGAGGGGAGGTGACACCGTGGGGATGGCACCGGGGCTGGGAGGTGACACCGTGGGGATGGCACCGGGGCCTGGATGGTGACACCGTGGGGATGGCACCGGGGAGGGGAGGTGACACCGTGGGGATGGCACCGGGGCTGGATGGTGACACCGTGGGGATGGCACCGGGGCCTGGATGGTGACACCGTagggatggcaccagggaggGGAGGTGACACTGTGGGGATGGCACCGGGGATGGTTGGTGACACCgcagagctgccccagaggATGGTTGGTGACACCGCAGAGCTGCCCCCGGGGATGGTTGGTGACACCGCAGAGCTGCTCTCGGGATGGTTGGTGACaccacagagctgcccctgaGGATGGTTGGTgacaccacagagctgctctcgGGATGGTTGGTGACACcgcagagctgcccctggggacGGACGGTGGCACCGTGGGGATGGCACCGGCAGCACCCGGGGCTCCTCCCCTCCCGGGTGGGCTCCTGGCCCATCACTGAGTGCCAGGGGGGGATGGCCTAGCCTGGCCCAGCCCCGTGGGTGCCCCTGGTGTGACCAGGGCTGGTCAGCTCCGTCCTGGTTTCTGCCATAGCATCACTTCTGCTTTTAGAGGTCACTTCCCATGGCTCTTGTGCTgtctcagcagggcaggaggatcagcagctgcacagcacccGGTGGAAAGCACCCTCCCTGCTTGCCAGTTCCCTCTTgaagctgctggggctggccctgcagccctgctgcttccctcctgtggtttttggggctgggaagtgAGCGGTTCACCCATCCTAGGGGAACCACGAtgtcccccacagcccct
The genomic region above belongs to Molothrus ater isolate BHLD 08-10-18 breed brown headed cowbird chromosome 25, BPBGC_Mater_1.1, whole genome shotgun sequence and contains:
- the TMCC2 gene encoding transmembrane and coiled-coil domains protein 2 isoform X1 translates to MKRCRSDELQQPEEDPGAAGESPGHGMMEGKAGEAAAAPEAGAVPAPPRSKPPDLKKIQQLSEGSMFSHGLKHLFHSRRRSRERDQQSSQEPATPGPPPAAASSAPHGASDHESPDEKERSPEMHRVSYAVSLHDLPARPTAFNRVLQQIRSRPSIKRGTSLHGAGRRAKSGSLEPQKGSPHLGRKAPQDSGLTAILHQHQGRPRSSSTTDTAILLAEGGAVYLLAEDGEGLVDKLDKGDVTTLNLPAGAGHGDADGPVCLDVPDGTPDPQRTKAAIEHLHQKILKITEQIKIEQEARDDNVAEYLKLANNADKQQASRIKQVFEKKNQKSAQTIAQLHKKLEHYHKKLKEIEQNGPSRQPKDVFRDMHQGLKDVGANVRSSISGFSGGVVEGVKGGLSGLSQATHTAVVSKPREFASLIRNKFGSADNIAHLKDTLDDGHPEEASRALSGSATLVSSPKYGSDDECSSATSGSAGGSNSGAGPGGLGSPKSNTLDSHHNNFDTILEELREIKDSQSHLEDSMEDLKAQLQRDYTYMTQCLQEERYRYERLEEQLNDLTELHQNEMTNLKQELASMEEKVAYQSYERARDIQEAVESCLTRVTKLELQQQQQQVVQLEGVENANARALLGKFINVILALMAVLLVFVSTIANFITPLMKTRMRILSTALLVLFLFFLWKHWDSISYLLEHVLLPS
- the TMCC2 gene encoding transmembrane and coiled-coil domains protein 2 isoform X2: MELDKGDVTTLNLPAGAGHGDADGPVCLDVPDGTPDPQRTKAAIEHLHQKILKITEQIKIEQEARDDNVAEYLKLANNADKQQASRIKQVFEKKNQKSAQTIAQLHKKLEHYHKKLKEIEQNGPSRQPKDVFRDMHQGLKDVGANVRSSISGFSGGVVEGVKGGLSGLSQATHTAVVSKPREFASLIRNKFGSADNIAHLKDTLDDGHPEEASRALSGSATLVSSPKYGSDDECSSATSGSAGGSNSGAGPGGLGSPKSNTLDSHHNNFDTILEELREIKDSQSHLEDSMEDLKAQLQRDYTYMTQCLQEERYRYERLEEQLNDLTELHQNEMTNLKQELASMEEKVAYQSYERARDIQEAVESCLTRVTKLELQQQQQQVVQLEGVENANARALLGKFINVILALMAVLLVFVSTIANFITPLMKTRMRILSTALLVLFLFFLWKHWDSISYLLEHVLLPS